A stretch of Rhododendron vialii isolate Sample 1 chromosome 4a, ASM3025357v1 DNA encodes these proteins:
- the LOC131322319 gene encoding ABC transporter G family member 34-like isoform X3 codes for MIPFFSLRSIKVGIEIPKIEVRFEHLSVDGDIHVGGRALPTLFNATLNALESILGLIRLAPSKKRKIQILKDVSGIVKPSRMTLLLGPPNAGKTTLLLALSGKLDRDLRLSGKVTYCGHELNEFVPQRTCAYISQLDLHYGEMTVRETLDFSGRCFGVGTRYEMLVELSRREKEAGIKPDPEIDAFMKATAVSGQETSLVTDYIIKILGLDICADILVGDEMRRGISGGQKKRVTTGEMLVGPAKALFMDEISTGLDSSTTFQIVKYMKQMVHIMNVTMIISLLQPAPETYDLFDDIILLSEGQIVYQGPRDNILEFFEFMGFKCPERKGVADFLQEVTSKKDQEQYWFKKNQLYRYVSVAEFSQAFYSFHIGQQLAADLSVPYDKTKTHPAALVTEKYGISNRELFKACFDREWLLMKRNIFVHIFKITQITIMSLIALTVFLRTKMPSGTLLDGGKFFGALFFSLINVMFNGMAELAMTVLGLPVFFKQRDALFYPPWAFALPIWVLRIPVSLLESAIWVVLTYYTIGFAPAASRFFRQFLAFFSIHQMGLSLFRFIAAVGRTQVVASTLGTFTLLLVMVLGGFIVAKDDIEPFMIWGYYISPMTYGQNAIVMNEFLDKRWSAINTDPRINAPTVGKVLLVSRGFFTDDYMFWVCIGALVAFSILFNVLFIAALTYLNPLGDSRAAVLEEDDKKKKKSLYGQMAYEGVDMAVRNALQRNRAPKKGMVLPFQPLSLAFNHVNYYVDMPVEMKKQGIEEDRLQLLRDVNGAFRPGILTALVGVSGAGKTTLMDVLAGRKTGGYIEGTISISGYTKNQATFARVSGYCEQNDIHSPYVTIYESILYSAWLRLSSDVNTKTRKMFVEEVMELVELNPIRNFLVGLPGVDGLSTEQRKRLTIAVELVANPSIIFMDEPTSGLDARAAAIVMRTVRNTVDTGRTVVCTIHQPSIDIFEAFDELLLMRRGGQVIYAGPLGRQSRELIEYFEAVSGVPKIKDGYNPATWVLEISSPTVETQLNVDFAEIYANSSLYQRNQELIKELSTPPPGSEDLYFSTKYSQPFVTQCKACFRKQHWSYWRNPQYNAIRFFMTIVIAALFGFIFWKKGQQMTKQQDLINLLGAMYAAVLFLGATNASSVQAIVVIERTVFYRERAAGMYSALPYAFSQVAIEVVYVTIQTLVYFLVLYSMIGFEWKVVKVLWFYYYILMCFIYFTMYGMMVVALTPGVQIAAIVMSFFLSFWNLFSGFLIPRPQIPIWWRWYYWASPVSWTLYGLVTSQVGDKDALLEVPGEGDVPLKLFLKYYLGFEYDFLPAVAVAHICWVIGFFFVFAYGIKCLNFQRR; via the exons ATGATCCCTTTCTTCTCGCTTCGATCGATAAA GGTGGGAATTGAGATTCCGAAGATTGAAGTCCGATTTGAGCACTTATCAGTTGATGGAGATATACATGTTGGGGGCAGAGCACTTCCTACTCTATTTAATGCCACCTTGAATGCACTTGAg AGTATTCTGGGACTAATTCGGCTTGCCCCTTCTAAGAAGAGAAAAATTCAGATACTTAAAGATGTTAGCGGCATTGTGAAACCATCACG GATGACATTGCTTTTAGGTCCACCTAACGCCGGCAAAACAACATTGTTGCTAGCACTATCGGGAAAGCTTGATCGGGACCTAAGG TTATCAGGAAAAGTCACCTATTGTGGTCATGAATTGAATGAGTTTGTTCCTCAAAGAACTTGTGCTTACATTAGTCAACTAGATCTTCACTatggggagatgacagtgagaGAGACATTGGATTTCTCAGGACGTTGTTTTGGGGTTGGCACAAGATATGAAATGCTTGTGGAGCTCTCAAGGCGAGAGAAAGAAGCAGGAATTAAACCAGATCCTGAGATTGATGCATTTATGAAGGCCACAGCAGTGTCGGGCCAAGAGACCAGTTTGGTTACAGATTATATTATCAAG ATACTCGGATTGGATATATGTGCGGATATTTTGGTTGGTGATGAAATGAGAAGAGGTATTTCTGGTGGACAAAAGAAGCGTGTGACCACTG GAGAGATGTTGGTGGGACCAGCAAAAGCTCTTTTCATGGATGAGATATCGACCGGGTTGGACAGTTCCACAACTTTTCAGATTGTCAAGTACATGAAGCAAATGGTCCATATAATGAATGTGACAATGATCATCTCTCTTCTTCAGCCAGCCCCAGAAACTTATGATCTGTTCGACGACATCATCTTACTTTCAGAAGGTCAAATTGTCTATCAAGGTCCACGGGACAATATCCTCGAGTTCTTTGAGTTCATGGGTTTCAAATGCCCTGAAAGGAAAGGAGTCGCCGATTTTCTTCAAGAAGTGACTTCCAAGAAAGATCAAGAACAATACTGGTTCAAAAAGAACCAACTATATAGATATGTCTCAGTTGCCGAATTCTCGCAGGCCTTCTACTCATTCCATATAGGCCAACAACTAGCGGCAGATCTTAGTGTTCCTTATGATAAAACGAAAACCCACCCGGCTGCTTTGGTGACAGAAAAGTATGGGATCTCCAACCGGGAACTTTTTAAGGCATGCTTTGATAGAGAGTGGCTCTTAATGAAGCGCAACATTTTTGTTCACATATTCAAAATCACCCAAATAACAATCATGTCATTGATAGCCTTGACTGTGTTCTTGAGGACAAAAATGCCGTCTGGCACTTTGCTAGATGGAGGGAAGTTTTTCGGAGCTCTATTCTTCAGTTTGATTAACGTGATGTTTAATGGGATGGCGGAGCTCGCAATGACTGTCTTGGGGCTTCCTGTCTTCTTTAAACAGAGGGATGCCTTATTCTATCCTCCGTGGGCTTTTGCCTTGCCGATTTGGGTCCTTCGGATACCCGTCTCCCTCCTGGAATCAGCAATATGGGTTGTTCTTACGTATTACACAATTGGGTTTGCTCCAGCTGCAAGTAG ATTTTTCCGTCAGTTCTTGGCATTCTTCAGTATACATCAGATGGGTCTGTCTCTCTTTCGCTTTATTGCTGCAGTGGGGAGAACACAGGTTGTTGCTAGCACTTTAGGCACCTTCACCTTGCTACTTGTTATGGTTCTTGGAGGATTTATTGTTGCCAAAG ATGACATTGAGCCATTTATGATATGGGGCTATTATATTTCTCCAATGACATATGGACAGAATGCAATAGTCATGAATGAATTTCTTGACAAGAGATGGAGTGCC ATTAACACAGACCCCCGAATTAATGCACCTACGGTTGGGAAAGTCCTCCTCGTGTCGAGAGGCTTCTTCACAGATGATTACATGTTTTGGGTTTGCATTGGAGCATTGGTTGCGTTTTCTATTCTCTTCAATGTTTTGTTTATCGCAGCATTGACTTACTTGAATC CTTTGGGTGATTCAAGAGCTGCAGTGCTGGAGGAAgatgataaaaagaagaagaagtcactGTATGGACAAATGGCATATGAAG GTGTTGACATGGCAGTAAGAAATGCTTTACAGCGTAACCGTGCACCTAAAAAAGGAATGGTTTTACCCTTTCAACCCCTTTCACTAGCATTCAATCACGTCAACTACTATGTGGATATGCCCGTT gaaatgaaaaagcaaggGATTGAGGAGGATCGTCTTCAACTTCTGCGAGATGTTAATGGTGCTTTCAGACCAGGGATATTGACTGCACTTGTGGGTGTTAGTGGTGCTGGAAAGACCACATTGATGGATGTGTTGGCTGGAAGGAAGACTGGTGGGTATATTGAAGGAACTATCAGCATTTCGGGTTACACGAAGAACCAAGCAACATTTGCAAGGGTTAGCGGGTACTGTGAACAGAATGACATTCACTCACCTTATGTTACTATTTATGAATCTATTCTATACTCTGCTTGGCTCCGTCTTTCCTCAGATGTGAACACAAAAACACGGAAG ATGTTTGTTGAAGAAGTGATGGAGTTGGTTGAGCTTAACCCGATAAGGAATTTCTTAGTTGGGCTTCCAGGAGTTGACGGTCTTTCGACAGAACAAAGAAAGAGGTTAACGATAGCTGTAGAATTGGTTGCTAACCCATCTATCATCTTCATGGATGAACCTACATCAGGCCTTGATGCTAGAGCTGCAGCCATTGTTATGCGAACTGTGAGAAATACGGTGGACACGGGAAGAACTGTAGTGTGCACAATTCACCAACCAAGCATAGACATTTTTGAAGCTTTTGACGAG TTACTTTTGATGAGGAGAGGAGGTCAAGTCATTTATGCTGGACCGCTGGGTCGTCAATCCCGAGAGCTTATAGAATATTTTGAA GCTGTCTCAGGTGTGCCCAAGATTAAGGACGGTTACAATCCTGCTACATGGGTGTTGGAGATTAGTTCTCCTACGGTTGAGACTCAACTGAATGTCGATTTTGCTGAGATATATGCCAACTCCTCCCTTTATCA GAGGAATCAGGAGCTCATTAAAGAACTCAGTACTCCGCCTCCGGGTTCGGAGGATCTATACTTCTCGACCAAGTACTCCCAACCATTCGTTACACAATGCAAAGCTTGTTTCCGGAAACAACACTGGTCGTACTGGAGGAACCCCCAGTATAATGCCATTCGGTTCTTCATGACCATTGTTATTGCTGCATTATTTGGGtttattttctggaaaaaaggGCAGCAGAT GACAAAACAACAGGATTTGATAAATCTTTTGGGAGCTATGTATGCTGCTGTTCTCTTCCTTGGAGCCACTAATGCTTCTTCAGTCCAGGCTATTGTTGTTATTGAGAGAACAGTATTTTACCGTGAAAGAGCAGCCGGGATGTATTCAGCGTTGCCTTACGCATTTTCTCAG GTGGCCATAGAGGTGGTTTATGTTACAATCCAAACATTGGTATACTTCCTTGTACTCTACTCCATGATTGGGTTTGAGTGGAAGGTTGTAAAAGTCTTGTGGTTCTACTATTACATATTAATGTGCTTCATTTACTTCACAATGTATGGCATGATGGTTGTCGCGCTGACACCCGGCGTCCAAATTGCTGCCATTGTTATGTCCTTCTTCCTTAGCTTCTGGAACTTATTCTCTGGTTTCCTCATTCCCAGGCCG CAAATCCCGATTTGGTGGAGGTGGTACTACTGGGCTTCTCCAGTGTCATGGACACTCTATGGACTAGTGACTTCTCAAGTGGGTGATAAGGATGCTTTGCTTGAGGTCCCTGGAGAGGGTGATGTGCCATTGAAGCTATTTCTCAAGTattatttgggttttgagtaTGACTTCCTACCTGCAGTTGCAGTGGCCCATATTTGTTGGGTCATAGGATTCTTCTTTGTCTTTGCCTATGGCATCAAGTGTCTCAACTTCCAAAGAAGATAA
- the LOC131322319 gene encoding ABC transporter G family member 39-like isoform X4 translates to MHLRMTLLLGPPNAGKTTLLLALSGKLDRDLRLSGKVTYCGHELNEFVPQRTCAYISQLDLHYGEMTVRETLDFSGRCFGVGTRYEMLVELSRREKEAGIKPDPEIDAFMKATAVSGQETSLVTDYIIKILGLDICADILVGDEMRRGISGGQKKRVTTGEMLVGPAKALFMDEISTGLDSSTTFQIVKYMKQMVHIMNVTMIISLLQPAPETYDLFDDIILLSEGQIVYQGPRDNILEFFEFMGFKCPERKGVADFLQEVTSKKDQEQYWFKKNQLYRYVSVAEFSQAFYSFHIGQQLAADLSVPYDKTKTHPAALVTEKYGISNRELFKACFDREWLLMKRNIFVHIFKITQITIMSLIALTVFLRTKMPSGTLLDGGKFFGALFFSLINVMFNGMAELAMTVLGLPVFFKQRDALFYPPWAFALPIWVLRIPVSLLESAIWVVLTYYTIGFAPAASRFFRQFLAFFSIHQMGLSLFRFIAAVGRTQVVASTLGTFTLLLVMVLGGFIVAKDDIEPFMIWGYYISPMTYGQNAIVMNEFLDKRWSAINTDPRINAPTVGKVLLVSRGFFTDDYMFWVCIGALVAFSILFNVLFIAALTYLNPLGDSRAAVLEEDDKKKKKSLYGQMAYEGVDMAVRNALQRNRAPKKGMVLPFQPLSLAFNHVNYYVDMPVEMKKQGIEEDRLQLLRDVNGAFRPGILTALVGVSGAGKTTLMDVLAGRKTGGYIEGTISISGYTKNQATFARVSGYCEQNDIHSPYVTIYESILYSAWLRLSSDVNTKTRKMFVEEVMELVELNPIRNFLVGLPGVDGLSTEQRKRLTIAVELVANPSIIFMDEPTSGLDARAAAIVMRTVRNTVDTGRTVVCTIHQPSIDIFEAFDELLLMRRGGQVIYAGPLGRQSRELIEYFEAVSGVPKIKDGYNPATWVLEISSPTVETQLNVDFAEIYANSSLYQRNQELIKELSTPPPGSEDLYFSTKYSQPFVTQCKACFRKQHWSYWRNPQYNAIRFFMTIVIAALFGFIFWKKGQQMTKQQDLINLLGAMYAAVLFLGATNASSVQAIVVIERTVFYRERAAGMYSALPYAFSQVAIEVVYVTIQTLVYFLVLYSMIGFEWKVVKVLWFYYYILMCFIYFTMYGMMVVALTPGVQIAAIVMSFFLSFWNLFSGFLIPRPQIPIWWRWYYWASPVSWTLYGLVTSQVGDKDALLEVPGEGDVPLKLFLKYYLGFEYDFLPAVAVAHICWVIGFFFVFAYGIKCLNFQRR, encoded by the exons ATGCACTTGAg GATGACATTGCTTTTAGGTCCACCTAACGCCGGCAAAACAACATTGTTGCTAGCACTATCGGGAAAGCTTGATCGGGACCTAAGG TTATCAGGAAAAGTCACCTATTGTGGTCATGAATTGAATGAGTTTGTTCCTCAAAGAACTTGTGCTTACATTAGTCAACTAGATCTTCACTatggggagatgacagtgagaGAGACATTGGATTTCTCAGGACGTTGTTTTGGGGTTGGCACAAGATATGAAATGCTTGTGGAGCTCTCAAGGCGAGAGAAAGAAGCAGGAATTAAACCAGATCCTGAGATTGATGCATTTATGAAGGCCACAGCAGTGTCGGGCCAAGAGACCAGTTTGGTTACAGATTATATTATCAAG ATACTCGGATTGGATATATGTGCGGATATTTTGGTTGGTGATGAAATGAGAAGAGGTATTTCTGGTGGACAAAAGAAGCGTGTGACCACTG GAGAGATGTTGGTGGGACCAGCAAAAGCTCTTTTCATGGATGAGATATCGACCGGGTTGGACAGTTCCACAACTTTTCAGATTGTCAAGTACATGAAGCAAATGGTCCATATAATGAATGTGACAATGATCATCTCTCTTCTTCAGCCAGCCCCAGAAACTTATGATCTGTTCGACGACATCATCTTACTTTCAGAAGGTCAAATTGTCTATCAAGGTCCACGGGACAATATCCTCGAGTTCTTTGAGTTCATGGGTTTCAAATGCCCTGAAAGGAAAGGAGTCGCCGATTTTCTTCAAGAAGTGACTTCCAAGAAAGATCAAGAACAATACTGGTTCAAAAAGAACCAACTATATAGATATGTCTCAGTTGCCGAATTCTCGCAGGCCTTCTACTCATTCCATATAGGCCAACAACTAGCGGCAGATCTTAGTGTTCCTTATGATAAAACGAAAACCCACCCGGCTGCTTTGGTGACAGAAAAGTATGGGATCTCCAACCGGGAACTTTTTAAGGCATGCTTTGATAGAGAGTGGCTCTTAATGAAGCGCAACATTTTTGTTCACATATTCAAAATCACCCAAATAACAATCATGTCATTGATAGCCTTGACTGTGTTCTTGAGGACAAAAATGCCGTCTGGCACTTTGCTAGATGGAGGGAAGTTTTTCGGAGCTCTATTCTTCAGTTTGATTAACGTGATGTTTAATGGGATGGCGGAGCTCGCAATGACTGTCTTGGGGCTTCCTGTCTTCTTTAAACAGAGGGATGCCTTATTCTATCCTCCGTGGGCTTTTGCCTTGCCGATTTGGGTCCTTCGGATACCCGTCTCCCTCCTGGAATCAGCAATATGGGTTGTTCTTACGTATTACACAATTGGGTTTGCTCCAGCTGCAAGTAG ATTTTTCCGTCAGTTCTTGGCATTCTTCAGTATACATCAGATGGGTCTGTCTCTCTTTCGCTTTATTGCTGCAGTGGGGAGAACACAGGTTGTTGCTAGCACTTTAGGCACCTTCACCTTGCTACTTGTTATGGTTCTTGGAGGATTTATTGTTGCCAAAG ATGACATTGAGCCATTTATGATATGGGGCTATTATATTTCTCCAATGACATATGGACAGAATGCAATAGTCATGAATGAATTTCTTGACAAGAGATGGAGTGCC ATTAACACAGACCCCCGAATTAATGCACCTACGGTTGGGAAAGTCCTCCTCGTGTCGAGAGGCTTCTTCACAGATGATTACATGTTTTGGGTTTGCATTGGAGCATTGGTTGCGTTTTCTATTCTCTTCAATGTTTTGTTTATCGCAGCATTGACTTACTTGAATC CTTTGGGTGATTCAAGAGCTGCAGTGCTGGAGGAAgatgataaaaagaagaagaagtcactGTATGGACAAATGGCATATGAAG GTGTTGACATGGCAGTAAGAAATGCTTTACAGCGTAACCGTGCACCTAAAAAAGGAATGGTTTTACCCTTTCAACCCCTTTCACTAGCATTCAATCACGTCAACTACTATGTGGATATGCCCGTT gaaatgaaaaagcaaggGATTGAGGAGGATCGTCTTCAACTTCTGCGAGATGTTAATGGTGCTTTCAGACCAGGGATATTGACTGCACTTGTGGGTGTTAGTGGTGCTGGAAAGACCACATTGATGGATGTGTTGGCTGGAAGGAAGACTGGTGGGTATATTGAAGGAACTATCAGCATTTCGGGTTACACGAAGAACCAAGCAACATTTGCAAGGGTTAGCGGGTACTGTGAACAGAATGACATTCACTCACCTTATGTTACTATTTATGAATCTATTCTATACTCTGCTTGGCTCCGTCTTTCCTCAGATGTGAACACAAAAACACGGAAG ATGTTTGTTGAAGAAGTGATGGAGTTGGTTGAGCTTAACCCGATAAGGAATTTCTTAGTTGGGCTTCCAGGAGTTGACGGTCTTTCGACAGAACAAAGAAAGAGGTTAACGATAGCTGTAGAATTGGTTGCTAACCCATCTATCATCTTCATGGATGAACCTACATCAGGCCTTGATGCTAGAGCTGCAGCCATTGTTATGCGAACTGTGAGAAATACGGTGGACACGGGAAGAACTGTAGTGTGCACAATTCACCAACCAAGCATAGACATTTTTGAAGCTTTTGACGAG TTACTTTTGATGAGGAGAGGAGGTCAAGTCATTTATGCTGGACCGCTGGGTCGTCAATCCCGAGAGCTTATAGAATATTTTGAA GCTGTCTCAGGTGTGCCCAAGATTAAGGACGGTTACAATCCTGCTACATGGGTGTTGGAGATTAGTTCTCCTACGGTTGAGACTCAACTGAATGTCGATTTTGCTGAGATATATGCCAACTCCTCCCTTTATCA GAGGAATCAGGAGCTCATTAAAGAACTCAGTACTCCGCCTCCGGGTTCGGAGGATCTATACTTCTCGACCAAGTACTCCCAACCATTCGTTACACAATGCAAAGCTTGTTTCCGGAAACAACACTGGTCGTACTGGAGGAACCCCCAGTATAATGCCATTCGGTTCTTCATGACCATTGTTATTGCTGCATTATTTGGGtttattttctggaaaaaaggGCAGCAGAT GACAAAACAACAGGATTTGATAAATCTTTTGGGAGCTATGTATGCTGCTGTTCTCTTCCTTGGAGCCACTAATGCTTCTTCAGTCCAGGCTATTGTTGTTATTGAGAGAACAGTATTTTACCGTGAAAGAGCAGCCGGGATGTATTCAGCGTTGCCTTACGCATTTTCTCAG GTGGCCATAGAGGTGGTTTATGTTACAATCCAAACATTGGTATACTTCCTTGTACTCTACTCCATGATTGGGTTTGAGTGGAAGGTTGTAAAAGTCTTGTGGTTCTACTATTACATATTAATGTGCTTCATTTACTTCACAATGTATGGCATGATGGTTGTCGCGCTGACACCCGGCGTCCAAATTGCTGCCATTGTTATGTCCTTCTTCCTTAGCTTCTGGAACTTATTCTCTGGTTTCCTCATTCCCAGGCCG CAAATCCCGATTTGGTGGAGGTGGTACTACTGGGCTTCTCCAGTGTCATGGACACTCTATGGACTAGTGACTTCTCAAGTGGGTGATAAGGATGCTTTGCTTGAGGTCCCTGGAGAGGGTGATGTGCCATTGAAGCTATTTCTCAAGTattatttgggttttgagtaTGACTTCCTACCTGCAGTTGCAGTGGCCCATATTTGTTGGGTCATAGGATTCTTCTTTGTCTTTGCCTATGGCATCAAGTGTCTCAACTTCCAAAGAAGATAA